GTAGGCCGCCAGCGTCACCATCACGTGCAACGGGTTTCGGGCAGACGGCATCGTCATCGTGCTCAGCAAAGCTTTGGCGTCGAGCATGCTCTTGGCAAAGGCAACCATCAGAATCGCCAGCGGAATCCCAAACGCCGCATAGTCCCTCAATCGGTAGGGAACGCCCTCTGTGGCGTTCCGCATGCAGCCCTCCGTGGCGTTCCGCGCGGATTGGTCGCGCGTCGGACGTCTCACGAATTCCGCCAGACGCGGCCAGCAGCCGGCCAGCAGCAGATACCCCACGAACACCGGCACCAGCAACACGGCCGAAAAATGGGTCCACAGTGCCAGCCCGAACGCCGCGTTCGAGGCCAGCAGCAGCCACGGCTTTCGCCGCTCGAATCCCTGGTAAAACCAATACAGGCTCAGCACCTCGAGCACCAGCAACAGTCCGAAATAACGGACCGACTGCGACCAGAACAGGTGCCCCAAGTTCACGGTCAACAACAAGGCCGCCCACAGCCCGGCAGAGCGCGACACCAACCGCCGGCAGACCTCATACGTCACGCCCACTCCCACCACGCCGATTGCCGCCGCCAGCGCGCGGCCCGCCGACACCGATAAGCCCGTCACCTGAAACCACTCCCGCAGCATCACGAAGAAGACCGGGAAAAACCGCGGAAACGGCCGGGCGATGTTCTGCGAAAAATAGATCGTCGTCTCCTCGTCTTCCCACAGGCTCCATTCGCCCAGCTTCCACGCGCGCAGCGCCACCGCCAGCCCCATGACGAGCCACGGCATCCACGCTGATTGCCAGAGTCGCTTCATTGCACCGTCTGAAGTCAAGCGGCCGATTCCTTGGACAGAGCATCCGCCATCGGCAGCAGGGCTTCGTCCCCTTGCAGGTCCGAGGCCGGCGCGGCGGTCCGCTCGAGGTCGTGACGCACCAAACGCTTCGCCACGCGCTTCGCCTCGTCGAAAATCTCGTCGACGTCTTTGTGGGCGAATTGGGCGTGCCGGCCGACGTGAAAGATGCCGGGGTGATCGCTGAAAAAGTCTTCCACCCGCGCCATCTGCTCTTCATACGCCAGGTCATAAACCGGGTAGGCCTGCTTGATGTCGATGAGCTTGTGGTCGAGCACCTCGCTCGGCTTGAGCAGCCCTCCCAGCGACAGCTCTTCCACAATCCGCTCCAGCGACCAGTTTTGCACCTCGGTCGTCTCGCAGCAGACCACCGTCTTGTCGGCCGGCACGTCGCCCGAGGCGAAGTTCTTGAACTCCGCCACGCGGTTGATGATGTAATCGCCGTCGGCGAAATAGAACCAGTGGCTGTCGCTCAGCCGCGGCTTGTCGACCAACAAGTAGGTCAGCCGCGCGGGGCGAAACCGCAACGACGTTTCCAGTCCCATCAGTTTCGCGAAGTAAGAGATGGGCAGCGACGAAACGACGTAATCGTACTCTTCGACCACCCTCGATCCGTTTTCGTCGAACTCGCAACGGTATCCGCCGGCGCCGTTCGGGGCGATGCTC
The Pirellulales bacterium DNA segment above includes these coding regions:
- a CDS encoding glycosyltransferase family 39 protein, coding for MPWLVMGLAVALRAWKLGEWSLWEDEETTIYFSQNIARPFPRFFPVFFVMLREWFQVTGLSVSAGRALAAAIGVVGVGVTYEVCRRLVSRSAGLWAALLLTVNLGHLFWSQSVRYFGLLLVLEVLSLYWFYQGFERRKPWLLLASNAAFGLALWTHFSAVLLVPVFVGYLLLAGCWPRLAEFVRRPTRDQSARNATEGCMRNATEGVPYRLRDYAAFGIPLAILMVAFAKSMLDAKALLSTMTMPSARNPLHVMVTLAAYAGLPTLALAALAPLVAGHLPRRTLMLLACCAWVPVAELAVIAQLNLVNVTWYYAIVVLFGVVALAGVALASLAERGRGKAVAALGLVCALYAAVNLGAYYTAMYGDRPRWRDAAEYVRTTAGVDPASSANPAVYANVPGVVAFYLGTAPGATMGDKLVEMLPDGSPSGRPEREQWYVIEAGHATPTFRAWLESSCDREASFAAHTGPRDRTITIYRYRGPLGDTARND
- a CDS encoding FAD-dependent oxidoreductase; translation: MRVGILGGGVAGLSAAYFLRREFDDIQIHEAADFTGGLARSFKWHGFDCDLAPHRLYTNDQELLEELLELVPCEKIRRRSRIRIQGRWIQDPVNAAEMVLKFFPFRSAHIVWTYLFHKKLSEENFEHMVLSKFGSGLNKMFFKPYSEKLFGIPATQISASWGHRKLRVGGLKDMLRRNSKLYFRYFYYPKQYGYGAICERLHRDVEPFVRLNSRLKSIAPNGAGGYRCEFDENGSRVVEEYDYVVSSLPISYFAKLMGLETSLRFRPARLTYLLVDKPRLSDSHWFYFADGDYIINRVAEFKNFASGDVPADKTVVCCETTEVQNWSLERIVEELSLGGLLKPSEVLDHKLIDIKQAYPVYDLAYEEQMARVEDFFSDHPGIFHVGRHAQFAHKDVDEIFDEAKRVAKRLVRHDLERTAAPASDLQGDEALLPMADALSKESAA